Genomic segment of Cronobacter dublinensis subsp. dublinensis LMG 23823:
TACCCAGAAAGCAAAAACCCCTCAGCATCGCTGAGGGGTTCTTTATTTGATGACTGGCAGTTCCCTACTCTCGCATGGGGAGGCCCCACACTACCATCGGCGCTACGGCGTTTCACTTCTGAGTTCGGCATGGGGTCAGGTGGGACCACCGCGCTACAGCCGCCAGGCAAATTCTGTTCGTCCACCGCTTACGCCATGAACGTTTATCCGTCACAAGCTGAATCGTCTCTCAACACGCCAGACTTCTTTGGCGTTGTAAGGTTAAGCCTCACGGTTCATTAGTACCGGTTAGCTCAACGCATCGCTGCGCTTACACACCCGGCCTATCAACGTCGTCGTCTTCAACGTTCCTTCAGGAGACTTATAGTCTCAGGGAGAACTCATCTCGGGGCAAGTTTCGTGCTTAGATGCTTTCAGCACTTATCTCTTCCGCATTTAGCTACCGGGCAGTGCCATTGGCATGACAACCCGAACACCAGTGATGCGTCCACTCCGGTCCTCTCGTACTGGGAGCAGCCCCCCTCAATTCTCCAGCGCCCACGGCAGATAGGGACCGAACTGTCTCACGACGTTCTAAACCCAGCTCGCGTACCACTTTAAATGGCGAACAGCCATACCCTTGGGACCTACTTCAGCCCCAGGATGTGATGAGCCGACATCGAGGTGCCAAACACCGCCGTCGATATGAACTCTTGGGCGGTATCAGCCTGTTATCCCCGGAGTACCTTTTATCCGTTGAGCGATGGCCCTTCCATACAGAACCACCGGATCACTATGACCTGCTTTCGCACCTGCTCGAGCCGTCACTCTCGCAGTCAAGCCAGCTTATGCCATTGCACTAACCTCCTGATGTCCGACCAGGATTAGCTGACCTTCGTGCTCCTCCGTTACACTTTGGGAGGAGACCGCCCCAGTCAAACTACCCACCAGACACTGTCCCCACGCCAGATTATGGCGCCAGGTTAGAACATCAAACATTAAAGGGTGGTATTTCAAGGTTGGCTCCACGCAGACTGGCGTCCACGCTTCAAAGCCTCCCACCTATCCTACACATCAAGGCTCAATGTTCAGTGTCAAGCTGTAGTAAAGGTTCACGGGGTCTTTCCGTCTTGCCGCGGGTACACTGCATCTTCACAGCGAGTTCAATTTCACTGAGTCTCGGGTGGAGACAGCCTGGCCATCATTACGCCATTCGTGCAGGTCGGAACTTACCCGACAAGGAATTTCGCTACCTTAGGACCGTTATAGTTACGGCCGCCGTTTACCGGGGCTTCGATCAGGAGCTTCTCTTGCGATAACCCCATCAATTAACCTTCCGGCACCGGGCAGGCGTCACACCGTATACGTCCACTTTCGTGTTTGCACAGTGCTGTGTTTTTAATAAACAGTTGCAGCCAGCTGGTATCTTCGACTGACTTCAGCTCCACCCGCAGGGGCTTCACCTACATGTCAGCGTGCCTTCTCCCGAAGTTACGGCACCATTTTGCCTAGTTCCTTCACCCGAGTTCTCTCAAGCGCCTTGGTATTCTCTACCTGACCACCTGTGTCGGTTTGGGGTACGATTTCGTGTTACCTGATGCTTAGAGGCTTTTCCTGGAAGCAGGGCATTTGTTACTTCAGCACCGTAGTGCCTCGTCATCACGCCTCAGTGTTAAAGTGAACCGGATTTACCTGGAACACACACCTACACGCTTAAACCGGGACAACCGTCGCCCGGCCAACATAGCCTTCTCCGTCCCCCCTTCGCAGTAACACCAAGTACAGGAATATTAACCTGTTTCCCATCGACTACGCCTTTCGGCCTCGCCTTAGGGGTCGACTCACCCTGCCCCGATTAACGTTGGACAGGAACCCTTGGTCTTCCGGCGAGCGGGCTTTTCACCCGCTTTATCGTTACTTATGTCAGCATTCGCACTTCTGATACCTCCAGCATGCCTCACAGCACACCTTCACAGGCTTACAGAACGCTCCCCTACCCAACAACACATAGTGTCGCTGCCGCAGCTTCGGTGCATGGTTTAGCCCCGTTACATCTTCCGCGCAGGCCGACTCGACCAGTGAGCTATTACGCTTTCTTTAAATGATGGCTGCTTCTAAGCCAACATCCTGGCTGTCTGTGCCTTCCCACATCGTTTCCCACTTAACCATGACTTTGGGACCTTAGCTGGCGGTCTGGGTTGTTTCCCTCTTCACGACGGACGTTAGCACCCGCCGTGTGTCTCCCGTGATAACATTCTTCGGTATTCGTAGTTTGCATCGGGTTGGTAAGCCGGGATGGCCCCCTAGCCGAAACAGTGCTCTACCCCCGAAGATGAGTTCACGAGGCGCTACCTAAATAGCTTTCGGGGAGAACCAGCTATCTCCCGGTTTGATTGGCCTTTCACCCCCAGCCACAGGTCATCCGCTAATTTTTCAACATTAGTCGGTTCGGTCCTCCAGTTAGTGTTACCCAACCTTCAACCTGCCCATGGCTAGATCACCGGGTTTCGGGTCTATACCCTGCAACTTAACGCCCAATTAAGACTCGGTTTCCCTTCGGCTCCCCTATACGGTTAACCTTGCTACAGAATATAAGTCGCTGACCCATTATACAAAAGGTACGCAGTCACCCTCTTACGAAGGCTCCCACTGCTTGTACGTACACGGTTTCAGGTTCTGTTTCACTCCCCTCGCCGGGGTTCTTTTCGCCTTTCCCTCACGGTACTGGTTCACTATCGGTCAGTCAGGAGTATTTAGCCTTGGAGGATGGTCCCCCCATCTTCAGACAGGATATCACGTGTCCCGCCCTACTCATCGAGCTCACAGCCTGTGTGCCTTCGTGTACGGGGCTGTCACCCTGTATCGCCGGCCTTTCCAGACCGTTCCACTGACACACAAACTGATTCAGGCTCTGGGCTGTTCCCCGTTCGCTCGCCGCTACTGGGGGAATCTCGGTTGATTTCTTTTCCTCGGGGTACTTAGATGTTTCAGTTCCCCCGGTTCGCCTCACAGCACTATGTATTCATGCTGAGATAGTGTGACGAATCACACTGGGTTTCCCCATTCGGACATCGCCGGCTATAACGGTTCATATCACCTTACCGGCGCTTTTCGCAGATTAGCACGTCCTTCATCGCCTCTGACTGCCAGGGCATCCACCGTGTACGCTTGTTCGCTTAACCTCACAACCCGAAGAAGTCTTCGTGCTGCGAGTTTGAGAGACTCTGACACACCGCGCATTCCTTATTTACGGAAGAATGCAGCAGCGTGTCTGTTTCAATTTTCAGCTTGTTCCGGATTGTTAAAGAGCAAATACTTCGCAGTATACTCAGGGAGTACACTCTGAAGTGATGGTGGAGCTATGCGGGATCGAACCGCAGACCTCCTGCGTGCAAAGCAGGCGCTCTCCCAGCTGAGCTATAGCCCCATCGTAGTTAAACCTCTGCAACTCCGTGCGGAGTTGGTAGGCCTGAGTGGACTTGAACCACCGACCTCACCCTTATCAGGGGTGCGCTCTAACCACCTGAGCTACAAGCCTGTAGAGGTTTTGCTTCTTTACTTTCTATCAGACAATCTGTGTGAGCACTACGAGGTTGTATCTTGCAGGTAAGGAGGTGATCCAACCGCAGGTTCCCCTACGGTTACCTTGTTACGACTTCACCCCAGTCATGAATCACAAAGTGGTAAGCGCCCTCCCGAAGGTTAAGCTACCTACTTCTTTTGCAACCCACTCCCATGGTGTGACGGGCGGTGTGTACAAGGCCCGGGAACGTATTCACCGTGGCATTCTGATCCACGATTACTAGCGATTCCGACTTCATGGAGTCGAGTTGCAGACTCCAATCCGGACTACGACGCACTTTATGAGGTCCGCTTGCTCTCGCGAGGTCGCTTCTCTTTGTATGCGCCATTGTAGCACGTGTGTAGCCCTGGTCGTAAGGGCCATGATGACTTGACGTCATCCCCACCTTCCTCCGGTTTATCACCGGCAGTCTCCTTTGAGTTCCCACCATTACGTGCTGGCAACAAAGGATAAGGGTTGCGCTCGTTGCGGGACTTAACCCAACATTTCACAACACGAGCTGACGACAGCCATGCAGCACCTGTCTCAGAGTTCCCGAAGGCACTCCCGCATCTCTGCAGGATTCTCTGGATGTCAAGACCAGGTAAGGTTCTTCGCGTTGCATCGAATTAAACCACATGCTCCACCGCTTGTGCGGGCCCCCGTCAATTCATTTGAGTTTTAACCTTGCGGCCGTACTCCCCAGGCGGTCGACTTAACGCGTTAGCTCCGGAAGCCACGCCTCAAGGGCACAACCTCCAAGTCGACATCGTTTACGGCGTGGACTACCAGGGTATCTAATCCTGTTTGCTCCCCACGCTTTCGCACCTGAGCGTCAGTCTTCGTCCAGGGGGCCGCCTTCGCCACCGGTATTCCTCCAGATCTCTACGCATTTCACCGCTACACCTGGAATTCTACCCCCCTCTACGAGACTCAAGCTTGCCAGTTTCAAATGCAGTTCCCAGGTTGAGCCCGGGGATTTCACATCTGACTTAACAAACCGCCTGCGTGCGCTTTACGCCCAGTAATTCCGATTAACGCTTGCACCCTCCGTATTACCGCGGCTGCTGGCACGGAGTTAGCCGGTGCTTCTTCTGCGAGTAACGTCAATTGCTGTGGTTATTAACCACAACACCTTCCTCCTCGCTGAAAGTACTTTACAACCCGAAGGCCTTCTTCATACACGCGGCATGGCTGCATCAGGCTTGCGCCCATTGTGCAATATTCCCCACTGCTGCCTCCCGTAGGAGTCTGGACCGTGTCTCAGTTCCAGTGTGGCTGGTCATCCTCTCAGACCAGCTAGGGATCGTCGCCTAGGTGAGCCTTTACCCCACCTACTAGCTAATCCCATCTGGGCACATCTGATGGCATGAGGCCCGAAGGTCCCCCACTTTGGTCCGAAGACGTTATGCGGTATTAGCTACCGTTTCCAGTAGTTATCCCCCTCCATCAGGCAGTTTCCCAGACATTACTCACCCGTCCGCCGCTCGTCAGCAAATCAGCAAGCTGATTCCTGTTACCGCCCGACTTGCATGTGTTAGGCCTGCCGCCAGCGTTCAATCTGAGCCATGATCAAACTCTTCAATTAAAGTTTGATGCTCAAAGAATTAAACTGTTAGTTCGTAATGAATTAACTGTTGTTCACTTGAGACTTGATAATCATTTATCGTCCGAAGACGTTAAGATATCAGTGCCCCGAGTGCCCACACAGATTGTCTGATAAATTGTTAAAGAGCGGTGCGACGCGGCTTTCAGCCTGCTGTCGCGAGGTGGCGTATATTACGCTTTCCTCTTTCAGAGTCAACCCTTAATTTCAGAGTTTTTCTCTTATCGCTTCGACTATTTCGTGAAGTGCTTCACATTGCCGTCTCGATGGAGGCGCATTATAGGGATCTCTGATTTCAGCACAACCCTTTTTTCGATCTTTTCTTTCAACTGTCGTTTTTTCACACGCATTGCTGCGATCCCGCTCGATCTGCTCAACGAATACGCGCATTTACGCTTGCGCAGCGCCTTAAATCCAACCAAAGTCTTCTTATCAATTGATAAAAACCGAGGCGATCATGTCTTCTGTATTGCGTCCTTATAAAAATACCTTCCCCCAGACCGGCCAGCGCGTGATGGTTGATAACTCAAGCGTGGTGATTGGCGATGTAAGAATGGCTGATGATGTCGGGGTCTGGCCTCTGGTGGTTATCCGGGGCGACGTAAACTATGTCTCCGTCGGTGCCCGCACCAACATTCAGGATGGCAGCGTGCTGCACGTAACTCACAAGTCCTCCTATAATCCGCAAGGTAATCCGCTGCTTATTGGCGAAGACGTTACCGTCGGGCATAAGGTGATGCTGCACGGCTGCACTATTGGTAATCGCGTGCTGGTTGGGATGGGGTCTATCGTTCTCGACGGTGCCATTATAGAAGACGACGTGATGATCGGTGCCGGGAGTCTGGTGCCGCAAAATAAGCGGCTGGAAAGCGGGTACCTTTATCTCGGTAGCCCGGTAAAGCAGATCCGCCCTCTGAAAGAGGCTGAACGGGAAGGGCTGCGCTATTCAGCCAATAACTATGTGAAGTGGAAAGATGAATATCTGGCTCAGGAGAGCCAGACCCAACCCTGAGCATCTTCTTGCTGAGCGGCGATAAGCTGCTCAGCGTTTTCTTCCAGATCCCAGCGATGCTCGCGGAACGCGGCTAACCATTCATCGGGCGACTCGCCAGAGAAACGCGCCACCAGCACAGGCTGAGGAATGGCGCAGGTGAGCACCAGGCCATTAACCAGCGCCGGAAAGCAAACGGCTTGTCGCTGTTCATCCCAGTGCTCGCGATCGGGGAACTGAATCGCCTGGTTCATTGCGCCAGCTCCTGCTTAAGCTTTTCAATAACGGGCTCCACTTCCGGCAGTACGCCGTGCCAGAGCAGCACCGCATGCGCCGCCTGCCCCACCAGCATTCCTAAGCCGTCTGACATCTGCGTGGCGCCGTGCGCTGCGCACCATGAAAGAAAAGGCGTCTGTCCCTTTTGATAGAACATGTCGTAGCAGCCAACCGTCTGATTTATCAGCGCAGCAGGGAGCGCCGGTATGTCACCGTTGATCCCGCTGGACGTCGCATTAATAATGAGATCGAACACGTGACCGTCCAGATCCTGGAGCGCAACGGCGTTGACGCTACCGGTATGGCTGAACAGGTTCGCCAGTTCCTGCGCTCGCGCAAAAGTGCGATTGGTGATTGTCACTGCGCAATCTAACGAAAGCAGCGGCAATAAGACGCCTCTGGCTGCGCCACCCGCGCCTGTCAGAAGGATCCGGTAGCGCGGTTTGATCATACCGAGGCGTTCAAGATCGCTCAGCAGGCCGATACCATCGGTGTTATCACCAAGCAAACGCCCATCATCGAGCCGCTTCAGCGTATTGACCGCTCCCGCCAGCGCCGCCCTTTCCGTCAGCTCATCTGCACGGGCAAACGCCTGTTCCTTGAAGGGCACCGTGACGTTGGCCCCTTTCCCTCCCGCCATGAAAAAGCCTTCCAGCGTTTCCACGAACGTATAGAGCGGCGCGAGCACGCGTCCATATGGATGCTCAATCTGCAGCTGTGCGGCAAATTGCTGATGAATAAACGGCGATTTGCTGTGCGAGACAGGATTGCCAAAAACGGCGTAAGTTTCCATGCGTTAACCTTGTCGGAAAAGTTCACCCGTCAGCGCGTCACGGATCTCCGACGGATTTTGCCGTCCACCCGTTGCGCCATGTAGCACAGGGAAATCGTCGCCAAACTGCGCCAGGACTTCCTGCGCCGTACGACACGGCTCCAGCCCGGACAGATTGGCGCTGGTCGACACCAATGGTTTGCCAAAGGCTTCGCAGAGCGCGATAACCTGCGGATGATTGGTCACGCGCACCGCCAGCGAATCAAAACGGCCAGTCAGCCAGCGAGGCGTTGACGGCTTCGCCGGGAAGACAAACGTCACGGGGCCCGGCCAGCAGGCAAAGACCGCCTCACGTTGTTCTGGCGTCAGCGCCTCATCATCTATATAAGGCTTCAGTTGCTCAAAATTCGCCGCGATCAGAATAAGCCCTTTCTCCATGGGCCGTTGCTTAAGTTCAAGCAGTCGCTTTACAGCAGTTTCGCTATCAGGATCGCACCCTACGCCAAATACGGCTTCTGTCGGGTAAGCAATGACATGTTCATTTTTAAGGACGTCGACGACATGCGATATCGCGTCCGCAGGTTGGTTATTCTTCACGGTCTGATTCCGCCGTTACCGGCTTTCCACATTGTTTACTGGCACAAAAGCGCTTTACGCCCTGTGCGGTTTTCTTCTCTATAAGGAGGGGATAATGGCATTCCGGGCACTCGCCAGCCACCGGTTTGAAATTAATCACAAACTGGCACTCCGGGTAGCGATCGCAGGAATAAAAGGTTTTGCCAAAGCGCGAACGCCGCTGAACCAGATTGCCGGTGCTGCACTGAGGGCATTGCAGGGCGGTGTCATCAGGTTTGTCGATCTGCTCGGTATGCTCACACTCAGGGTAGCGGCTGCAACCGATAAACATGCCAAAGCGTCCCTGGCGGAGCACCAGCGTTGCATCGCATACCGGACATTGCTGGCCATCCAGCACTTTGACAATGTGACCATCCGCCTGCCCTTTTAGCGGACGGACGTAATCACATTCAGGATAATGCGAACATCCCAGGAAAGGACCATGCTTCCCGGAACGGATAAGAAGTTCAGCCCCGCATTTTGGGCAGGGCTCGTGTTTGGGCACTGAAAAGAGTGCTGACCTTGCCATAATTCACCACTGCACTGAAAATATCAGTGCAGCATACCGTCATTCACTTCAAAGAGCAGTTCTTCCATTTGTTGATAGGCATTTTCACATCCGGGAATGTTGAAAAGCACCATCAGGATGACCCACTTTAAATCTTCTAAATCAAACTCGGCGGTATCCAGCGCCATGACGCGCTCAATAACCATTTCACGAGTTTCGAGATTCAGCACCTGAATTTGTTCCAGAAACAGCAGGAACCCCCGACAGCTGGCGTCCAGCCGCTGGCACTCTTCTGCGGTATAAATACGCATCGAGAGTGGATCCGAAGCCAGTTGCATCGGCGCGGAAAGACCATCCTGATAATCCGCCAGCTTTTCCAGCCATAACAGCGCATTAAAGATATCTTCCTGATCAAAACCCGCATCCGTCAGGTCCCGCGTCAGCTTATCCTGGTCAACGCGCATCTCAGCTTCGTTATGGATATAGGTTTCAAACAAATACATTAGTACGTCGAACATGGCCTGCCCTCCTCACTCGGACATAGCCGCCGGGTACAGCTGCGATCCATCCTGCTAACTCCAGTTCGAGTAGCTGGGCTACTGTCAATGGCACAGGTTGGCCGGCACGTTCAGCGACGACGTCAACAGGTGTAACCTCATCTCCTACGTTAGCCAACAGCTCGGGAAATGGCAATGCACCTTCCTCTTGATCCGGTGAATAATTCGCCGCGTTGAGCCAGGGCAGCTCGTTTTGTAAATAATCGATAATGTCCTGAGGATGCGTAACGGCTATCGCGCCTTGCTGAATCAGCCAGTGCGGCCCTTCACATCCCGGATTACCGATGGGGCCGGGCAGAGCGAAAACTTCACGCCCTTGCTCCAGCGCGCACCGGGCGGTAACGAGCGAGCCGCTGCGCAGCGCTGCCTCGACCACCAGCACGCCAAAGCTTAACCCGCTGATAATACGGTTACGTCTGGGGAAATTGGCCGGACGGGGCTGTGCTTCGAAAGGGAACTCCGAGATGACGGCGCCGCCTTGCGCAATAATCTCCTCCGCCAGTTTACGGTGGCGAGCCGGGTAGACCTGCGTCAGGCCGTTGCCCAGCACTGCGATCGTTTTCCCCTGAGCCCGCAGCGCACTGCGATGCGCGACGGCATCAATACCCAGCGCAAGACCGCTGGTTAACGTCAGGCCGGCTTCCGCGAGCGCATAACAAAGCTTGCTCCCCCAGTGCTCGCCGTACCAGGAGTGATGACGACTGCCCACCACGGCCATCTGCGGTCTGGTCAGTACTGTTGGGTCGCCCGCCACCAGCAGCGCGCCGGGAAACCACTCAATCGCACGTAAAGGGAGCGGATAAGCCGGAGAAAGGGCCGTGAGCAGATGATGCCCCGGTATTTCAAGCCAGCGCAGAACCGCATCAAGCTTCGCGGCGGGATAACTGAAAAACAGTGTTCGTTGCTTTGCATTCAGCCCCGCCAGGCGCAATGCATCCGCAGGATCCTCCCGCCTGTTTTGCAGACGCTGAAATGCCTGCACCATTATTTCACCGCTCAGGCTGTAAACCGCCATCAGGCGTAACCAAATCTCCGTTGGTGACATCGCGCTATCCCTCGCCAGACGCCGCTCTCTAATCCCTGTGATTCGTTGCTGATGCTGTCAATCAAAGGGGGATTTGTCTAGAATAGAGGGTAAGATCCTTTCAACTCTTGAATACAGCTCTGGAAATTTATGTCAGTTTTGCAGGTATTACATATTCCGGACGAGCGGCTTCGCATCGTCGCTGAACCGGTAAAAGAAGTTAATGCAGATATTCAGCGCATCGTTGATGATATGTTCGACACGATGTACGCCGAAGAAGGTATTGGGCTTGCCGCCACGCAGGTAGATATTCATCAGCGCATTATCGTGATTGATGTCTCTGAAAACCGCGATGAACGCCTGGTGCTTATCAATCCGGAGTTGCTGGAACAGTGCGGCGAAACCGGCATTGAAGAAGGCTGCCTGTCTATTCCGGAACAGCGCGCTTTTGTGCCGCGCGCCGAGAAAGTAAAAATTCGCGCCCTCGACCGTAACGGCAAGTCTTTCGAACTGGAAGCTGACGGCCTGCTGGCTATCTGTATCCAGCACGAAATGGACCACCTGGTCGGTAAGCTCTTTATCGATTATCTGTCGCCGATGAAGCGCCAGCGTATTCGTCAGAAAGTTGAAAAACTGGATCGCATGAAGGCGAAAGCCGCAGATTAAATAAAGACAGGGAATAACGTGTCCGAGTCACTTCGCATTATTTTCGCCGGTACGCCGGATTTCGCAGCGCGTCATCTTGAAGCGCTGTTGTCCTCCTCCCATGAGATTGTCGGCGTGTTTACTCAGCCGGACCGTCCGGCGGGCCGCGGTAAAAAGCTCATGCCAGGGCCTGTAAAGGTGCTGGCCGAGGAAAACGGCCTGCCGGTTTTCCAGCCTAAGTCTCTGCGCCCTGCTGAAAATCAGGCGCTCGTGGCTGCGCTGAATGCGGACGTGATGGTTGTTGTCGCTTATGGCCTGATTCTTCCGGAGGCGGTGCTTGCGATGCCGCGTCTCGGTTGCATTAATGTCCACGGTTCCCTGCTGCCGCGCTGGCGCGGCGCGGCGCCTATTCAGCGTTCGCTGTGGGCGGGCGATACGGAAACCGGCGTGACTATCATGCAGATGGATAAAGGGCTTGATACCGGCGATATGCTGCGTAAGCTCTCATGCCCGATTACGACGGATGACACCAGCGCTTCGCTGTATGACAAACTCGCGCAGCTGGGCCCGCAAGGAATGCTCGCCACCCTGAGCGATCTGGCATCGGGCGCTGCGGTGCCTGAAAAGCAGGATGACACAAACGCCACCTATGCTGAAAAGCTCAGCAAAGAAGAGGCGCGCCTCGACTGGACGCTAAGCGCTGCTCAGCTGGAACGCTGCATTCGTGCGTTTAACCCGTGGCCGGTCAGCTATTTCATGATTGACGACCAGCCGGTTAAAGTCTGGAAAGCGTCAGTGCTGGATCAGCAGAGCAAAGCAACGCCGGGCACCGTGCTTGAGGCCGGTAAAGCGGGCATCAAGATAGCGACGGCCGATGGCATCCTTAACCTGGAAGAGCTGCAGCCTGCGGGCAAAAAAGCGATGTCAGCGCAAGATCTTTTAAACTCCCGCCAGGAGTGGTTTACGCCGGGCCATATTCTCGCCTGAGCGACGGCATTAACAGCCCGGATTTCCGGGCCTTTTTATTTCAGATGCAGGTTAACCTGCCCGTGGCTATGAAAAAATCCATTAATCTGCGCAGCATGGCGGCGCAGGCTATCGAACAGGTAGTCGAAAAAGGCCAGTCACTCAGTACCGTTCTGCCACCGCTCCAGCATAAAGTCTCCGACAAGGACAAAGCCCTGCTACAGGAGCTCTGTTTCGGCGTGCTTCGCACGTTCTCGCAGCTGGAGTGGCTTATCAATAAGCTGATGTCGCGCCCGATGACCGGCAAACAGCGCACCATTCACTATCTGATTATGGTGGGCTTTTATCAGCTGCTGTATACGCGCATTCCACCGCACGCGGCGCTGGCGGAAACCGTCGAGGGTGCAGTAGCCATC
This window contains:
- a CDS encoding gamma carbonic anhydrase family protein, with the translated sequence MSSVLRPYKNTFPQTGQRVMVDNSSVVIGDVRMADDVGVWPLVVIRGDVNYVSVGARTNIQDGSVLHVTHKSSYNPQGNPLLIGEDVTVGHKVMLHGCTIGNRVLVGMGSIVLDGAIIEDDVMIGAGSLVPQNKRLESGYLYLGSPVKQIRPLKEAEREGLRYSANNYVKWKDEYLAQESQTQP
- a CDS encoding DUF1488 family protein, yielding MNQAIQFPDREHWDEQRQAVCFPALVNGLVLTCAIPQPVLVARFSGESPDEWLAAFREHRWDLEENAEQLIAAQQEDAQGWVWLS
- the aroE gene encoding shikimate dehydrogenase, translating into METYAVFGNPVSHSKSPFIHQQFAAQLQIEHPYGRVLAPLYTFVETLEGFFMAGGKGANVTVPFKEQAFARADELTERAALAGAVNTLKRLDDGRLLGDNTDGIGLLSDLERLGMIKPRYRILLTGAGGAARGVLLPLLSLDCAVTITNRTFARAQELANLFSHTGSVNAVALQDLDGHVFDLIINATSSGINGDIPALPAALINQTVGCYDMFYQKGQTPFLSWCAAHGATQMSDGLGMLVGQAAHAVLLWHGVLPEVEPVIEKLKQELAQ
- the tsaC gene encoding L-threonylcarbamoyladenylate synthase type 1 TsaC: MKNNQPADAISHVVDVLKNEHVIAYPTEAVFGVGCDPDSETAVKRLLELKQRPMEKGLILIAANFEQLKPYIDDEALTPEQREAVFACWPGPVTFVFPAKPSTPRWLTGRFDSLAVRVTNHPQVIALCEAFGKPLVSTSANLSGLEPCRTAQEVLAQFGDDFPVLHGATGGRQNPSEIRDALTGELFRQG
- a CDS encoding DNA topoisomerase family protein, which gives rise to MARSALFSVPKHEPCPKCGAELLIRSGKHGPFLGCSHYPECDYVRPLKGQADGHIVKVLDGQQCPVCDATLVLRQGRFGMFIGCSRYPECEHTEQIDKPDDTALQCPQCSTGNLVQRRSRFGKTFYSCDRYPECQFVINFKPVAGECPECHYPLLIEKKTAQGVKRFCASKQCGKPVTAESDREE
- the smg gene encoding DUF494 family protein Smg; this translates as MFDVLMYLFETYIHNEAEMRVDQDKLTRDLTDAGFDQEDIFNALLWLEKLADYQDGLSAPMQLASDPLSMRIYTAEECQRLDASCRGFLLFLEQIQVLNLETREMVIERVMALDTAEFDLEDLKWVILMVLFNIPGCENAYQQMEELLFEVNDGMLH
- the dprA gene encoding DNA-protecting protein DprA codes for the protein MSPTEIWLRLMAVYSLSGEIMVQAFQRLQNRREDPADALRLAGLNAKQRTLFFSYPAAKLDAVLRWLEIPGHHLLTALSPAYPLPLRAIEWFPGALLVAGDPTVLTRPQMAVVGSRHHSWYGEHWGSKLCYALAEAGLTLTSGLALGIDAVAHRSALRAQGKTIAVLGNGLTQVYPARHRKLAEEIIAQGGAVISEFPFEAQPRPANFPRRNRIISGLSFGVLVVEAALRSGSLVTARCALEQGREVFALPGPIGNPGCEGPHWLIQQGAIAVTHPQDIIDYLQNELPWLNAANYSPDQEEGALPFPELLANVGDEVTPVDVVAERAGQPVPLTVAQLLELELAGWIAAVPGGYVRVRRAGHVRRTNVFV
- the def gene encoding peptide deformylase, with translation MSVLQVLHIPDERLRIVAEPVKEVNADIQRIVDDMFDTMYAEEGIGLAATQVDIHQRIIVIDVSENRDERLVLINPELLEQCGETGIEEGCLSIPEQRAFVPRAEKVKIRALDRNGKSFELEADGLLAICIQHEMDHLVGKLFIDYLSPMKRQRIRQKVEKLDRMKAKAAD
- the fmt gene encoding methionyl-tRNA formyltransferase; its protein translation is MSESLRIIFAGTPDFAARHLEALLSSSHEIVGVFTQPDRPAGRGKKLMPGPVKVLAEENGLPVFQPKSLRPAENQALVAALNADVMVVVAYGLILPEAVLAMPRLGCINVHGSLLPRWRGAAPIQRSLWAGDTETGVTIMQMDKGLDTGDMLRKLSCPITTDDTSASLYDKLAQLGPQGMLATLSDLASGAAVPEKQDDTNATYAEKLSKEEARLDWTLSAAQLERCIRAFNPWPVSYFMIDDQPVKVWKASVLDQQSKATPGTVLEAGKAGIKIATADGILNLEELQPAGKKAMSAQDLLNSRQEWFTPGHILA